The Oncorhynchus kisutch isolate 150728-3 linkage group LG14, Okis_V2, whole genome shotgun sequence genomic sequence cgacttcaactgtacgtgtcATCAATGGCTTATCTGCTTTCAAATGGCCTTGACACTATTTTGAATGAACAGTCTCCAAGTCATTCTACATAATTAAGCAATGGATAGTCATGGCTTGAATCAGATGCAAAGAAAATGTGTGGGATAAGTATTTAATTAGCTAAATGCTAATAAAGTGAAATGCTAAATTCAACAGATTTTTATTACAAATGGGTTAACATGACCTGTTGCTATAGTTTAATACAGATTTATAGTACAAACTTCTATAAGAAGGTATAACATAACATTTTATAAAAGACCAGTGGAGCCATACTGCTACAACATGTGCGATGGAACAAAATAATATCACAATTTCTATCCATATTTGACTGATCTACTGTCTTTGTACTATATACATGTTTATTGTTTTTAAGGCTACAACAGCTTATCTACAGGGTAAGTTAGATGAGCTATGACAGTATTGTTTTTGTACATGGAAACAGTCTATCATGATATCGTCTATGAAAAACGACTAATGCTGTAGTTCAATATTACAAATATATCCATTAAGTACTAATGAAAAGCCTTTAAGAGTTGGCCTTATCCTACACAGGACTGTGTGCAAAGGCTTCACTATGCTATTCAGCTTATGTACTTGTGTAAATATTTAGAATTAAAAAATTAAGTGTTGCTTTCAGCTTTGACTAGGACACAGTATTTGATCTCTTGGCCTTCTTCAGTATGTCACACTTCTTACGGTTGGGCCGCCGGCATCGCTCATCTATGCTTGGCACACATTCGTAATGCCAGACCTCCTCCATCTTCTCAACTGGGTACACGGCTTCTACATAATGGCGGATGAGCCTGAGACGCACAGGATCCAGCTGCTTCTTATTGCAGGCGCCTGAGTGGTTATACTGAAGTCGCAGGTTCTCCTGAGTGAAGAGCTCAGGGAAGAGGCGCACCAGTAGACGGGCAGAAAAGTTTCCAACAGAAAGGCTCTGCTGGACAATCTCTCGTACTTCAGCGTCGGAGAGCCAGTAGACCGAAGGCACCTGGAAGTCCGGGATTGACACCGTCAATTTCTCCAGGGGGATCTTGCAGAAGTCTTTGCTACTTTTTTCAGGCGGTAGTGGAGGAATCTCAAAGTCCTTCAAGCGCTCTGTGTTGAGCTGGTTCACTTGGCAAGCAGCCACAAAGTCCACAGGCTCTTGCTCCAACTCAGGAGCATAGACTTTGCGTTGCTGCTGGTACGACCGCCGTTGTTCCGTGTCTCGTCGCCTGCACCGCTCGTCCAGTTTACCCACAAATTCTAGGGTCCACACTCTGTCATTCTTGGCCCGTGGATATAGGAGCTGTACGTAGTGGCGAATAAGGTCAACCCGCACAGGATCAAGCTGTTTCTTCCCGAGTGAGCCACTACAGTTGTAATGCTTCCGTGCGTTGTCGTAGGTGAAGAGCTCAGGGAACATAAGTACCAACAGGCGAGAGGCGAAGTTCCCAATTGACAAGCTACAGTCATAGTTGTTCCTCAGCTGCTCCCTGGAGAGCAGATACTCTTGAGGCACACTGAAATCTGGTGGGGGCATCTCAAGTTGTTCAAAATCGACTGGCACAAGCAAGGACTTTTTTGACCTACGACCTGGTCTCTCGTAGTCACACAAGTCACTGATCTTGATGATAGAGACATCGTCAGGGAGGCTTGTGGAGTCATAGCTTTCATCGTTCATGTTCTCAGGATCGCTTCCATTGCCGTTACTGTGAGAACCCTCTATTGCGTCTTCTATGCgctgcacacacacctgcagccaACTATCCTCTGGGACATCAGGAAAATTTGCTTCCATGTATTTACGGATAATTTCTATCCTGTCAGAGTCCAGGATCATCTTTCCCACATTACCTTCTGGAAATCTCCCCTCCTCAAAAACCTCAGGGAAAAGTCGGTTTACAAGAAACATAAAGTCTTCAGGGGAAGAAAACTCATCAAGATCCTCTCGGACCTCCTGAGTGTCAAACACAAGGTCTGGCACtactttgttgttgttggtgtggtCACCATTGGAATCTAAGTCAAGGTACACTTCTTGCCCCTCCTCATTTATAAAATGGCAGGGCTGGTTCTGCTCAGCTTTGAAACCAAAGCTTGTAATAATCTGTTTCCCACATGACTGTTGCCCACTCTCCATATCCTTCTGGGCCCAGAAGCGGTTAAAGAAGTCATTCATCTGTAATAGGCATTCATCCTGCCAAATGTTGTTGTTCTTAACCAGAGGATAACACACCTCCACATAGTTGCGTATTAGCTGCAGATGTAATGAATCCAACGTTCTCTTGTTGGCGATGCAACCACGAGTGCACTCCTTGGCTTTAAGAAGTTCTGGGAAGAGGTGTACCAGCAATCGACAACCCAACTCGCCAGCATTTGATGTCTGTTCCATCAGCTGACTCAGTTCCTCACTTGTCAACAGGTATTCTGGCGGAGGATGGAACTCAGTCGCCAGCTCAGATGGTTTGATCTGTTTCTTGATGCGAGTGACCTCTAGGGAAAGTAGATCAACCTTGCTGTGCAGTTGGGTCATGCTTGAGTTGAGCGTATTTAGGATGAAAAACATCTTCTCAATGAGGGAGTATAGATTAGAGTCTGTTGAAGCCATGGACCCTGCTGCCCCCAGGGCAGAGAGGGGTTCACTTCGGCTGTGCTCCCCTGTATTGACCAGTTGAGGAGATAAGAGGCTGCTGTAGCTTAGCCGCACTCCTCCCTCATGCTGAGCATGCTGGTCAAGGCTTGATGTGAGCTTCTTCTCTGTGATTCTGTGAGAGATGCTGTAGAGAGGCTTCCTGTAAGAGGCTATAGTCTTCTCCTGGTCAGCAGATGTCAGGCAAAGGGGTTGAGGCCTCGTGGACTCTTCAGACAATCTCCTCAGTAAGCGTTGCCCGGCCTACACAGAGACAACAAAATTATTATCAATTTCTTATCTCAGGTGTATTTTCTAAGTCATATAAGAACTAGAATAAGCATGCTAAATAAATAGATGGACAAATGTCATCACATAGACAGGCCTATTTAGCAAGTTTAGTTAGGCATGAGGTATAGATTATGCCATTTCATTAATTTACCTCACTAGAGACCCTGACTCTCTTGCTGCTGGTAGACTGGTCCAATTCAGAATTGTGAGCGTCACAGCCCATGTCCATAACAGTACGTTTGCTGTTGGCCTCACTAGTTCCAAGAGACCATCTTCGTGGTCCCTCAGTTGTCTCACTAATAGCACAGTCATCCGTCTCCAACTTGATGTCTTGAATGGGTTCTCTCTCTgcagaaaaacatttaaaatcaATGTTATGTTATTTACAAGTTAATTTGATTTTCCCACTATAGGTGTTGATCAATCCAAACCGTTTCAAAGTGGATAGTTGCATTATCACAgtgaaattacattttttataGACTTACCTCTCTCAAGCTTTTCTCCATCCGAGTTTTCCCCATGGTCAGAGGAATTCATATCCTATAGTGAAAAAATatgataaaaataaatcaaacctGTAACATCTGTTTATTCGTTTAAGAATTAAAATGTCACTGCACTGTTAAGTAATCTTGACTAAATAGACCCATTACATTAATTCCATTGTCCAAATTGTGCTACACTTAATCTTTCATAAGATATTTCAAAATGATTAAAAGTCCCATTCTATATTCAACAACATAACTGTGAGTGTTGTTCCATAGAAAGTAAAGCCTATGATGTTATTATTGTCGTAATCAAACAGGCCCTTGTTCACTTGCAAGTTCACTTTGTCTACTTCACCTGCTTGAACATGTTCATTGGCAATTAGGCCTATATGATGTCATACTGAACCCTGATCAGCTGCTTGGGAGCATGTTTACTAATCGAAAATGTTGGATTACATTCAAGCTACATTCATTTGACAAATAAATATAATAGACTTGTGCTCTGCTGTTTAACTGCTAACAGTGGGTGAGTTGTGTTCTCGTAGTGATGCAAGAGAGGACTCAACGTCTGTAACTAGAGGCTTTATGACTTCTCACTCGCCCCCTTTTACTTCTGTTTCTGTCCCATCCACTTCCTCATTCTTCCACTAGAAGCCCATGAACCAAAACATgagtacacagagagaggaagaggcgaaacGAGAGGATGTACTCCGCCCAAGATCTGTCCACGTGAGATAAGCCCCTTTTTGTACGTCGGTCTTTGAGTGTTTAATAACGTGATGCTTATTTAATCGAATATAATGTTTAGGCTGTTACAAATACAATGATATAAGTGGATGCACGTGGCATTCGACAACTTTGAGAAAACGCACTTAGTTGTGCCTGACGTTCACACGCATATCTGCCCTCACACTGGCTAGAATGGACCCACCTGATCTCCCTTGCCTTCAATCATTAAGGACATGtttttccattgttagagcggtcactcgGCTATCTTGCCAATATAATAGATACTCTTTGGactacacacacagctgtgtCATACTTTTCACGCTGTCAACTTGAGTCTTTCGTGGCAATTAAAAATGCAATGAGATTTATTTGAAAACACAGCAAATGTATATTTCTACTTCGCATTAAAGCTAGCTAATCATTGTTTTTAGGGATTCTTCTTTAGTGACGAGGCAGTGTATATCCTCGGACGAGTTTTTCCCACTCGTCTTCGTGGAATTGTCTCAAAAACGCAGATGCTCGAGCTCACCTTTACGATTTCATGGAGTCCTTTGCAGTAATTGAAGGTTGGGTTAACATATTTGCCGAGAATGTCGTGGGAATTTCACACACGGATAACTGTTGTTCGTGTTTctcctcttttttttttcttctctgtgCCGTCTCGCGTGACGTGATTGGGCGCGCGCCTGCTGTGTCATTTCCGCACAGCTGTGGATGTGTTTTGTGTGGCCGTGGGCCTTGTGCATGATGACAACAGAGATAAAAGATGACCCAAATTGCGCGAAAATGCAATGAATCGAAAGGTAAATTAGCTATATTATTTGTGGCTAATTTGCGAATCCCCATATGAGACTTGATAGCCTTGCAGGCTATTTCACGTGAGCTGGCCTACAGGCAGAATACGGCCCAACAGCAGATTTTCTCTGCATTTCAACAGGTAGCTGCAATTAATAGCGCTATCTGAAGATGTGCAGTACTTTCGCAGAGTGGGCCACTAACGAATAGTAAAccatggagaaaatgcatccagTGTCATTTCCACCTGCACAAAGTGAATTCTAGTGTTCACTTACATTCCATGAGATTACATAGCCTACCTAAACATTTGTGATGGAAGactttataaaaaaatgtattcaatgaCAATGAAAACATCGATCAAAGTGATTTATTAACCCCGTCCTTTAATTAATACACATTTCAATCAATTGACAACCCTTTTTAGCTCCACTTGCAACTTGAACATAAAAAGTAACATTACTATGGTATATGTCTCCCTCCTGTGTTTTCAAATGGAATTGCATTTACAACAGGGTGGCGGTGAATAAATGACACTTTGTTCCACTACTGTAGGTCCATGTCAGATTCCCAGATAAAAATAAGTAAATCGTATTTCTCACAATTAAAACGCTTTAAATCCAACATCATCCCATTTtatcagtggtgtaaaaagtactcaattgtcaaacttgagtaaaagtaataccttaatagaaaatgacaagtAAAAGTGTCACCCAGTCACAAGAGGATTTATGGCTTATTTAAGATGaaatcatcaaccctgttactttatttgtatttattagtgatCCCCATTAGCCACTGTCAagacagaagctactcttcctggagtccaaacacattaaggcacttacatcacacataaaacatcactacatatctacaatacaaaatgtataataccaccaaacaacaatattacaatgtacatgTGGGTAGGTCCATCAGCtgttatctcaatatcaaataatttctatgtaacaattaagtaccttttAAAATGTTAAATTAAAATGATAAAAATTATACTTAGTGAAggacaatttctcaagcaagaattttgctagaacTGCCTGGAGTTGTCTGAGTTTGGGAGGAACATTTTCAGAatttgctgttattggcagagaggtttggaactctcttgcTTATTGGTCTTTtaactaaactgaacaaaaatataaacgaaacatgcaaccatttcaagatttgactgagttacagttcatgtaaggaaatcagtcaattgaaataatttCATTAGTctcaaatctatggatttcatatgactggacagggtcgcagccatgggtgggcatcggcccacccacttgggagccagacccacccatTGCAGAGCCAGGCCAATCAGAGTGTAAAAAAGCCATCCTGTTCCTCTCCTCGTTACCTAACCTCCCCTCACAGTCCCTTCATTTCCCCTTAAGTCCCGTTAGTTTGGCTGCTCAGgctaactacagttgaagtcagaaatgtacatacaccttagccaaatacatttaaactccgtttttcacaattcctgatatttaatcctagtaaaaattccctgtcttaggtcagttaggatcaccactttattttaagaatgtgaaatgtcagaataatagtagagagaatgatttatttcagcttttgggtcaaacatttcaggtagccttccacaagcttcccacaataagttgggtgaattttggcccattcctcctgacagagctggtgtaactgagtcacgtTTGTAGGCttctttgctcgcacacacttttccagttctgcccacacattttctatagaattgaggtcagggctttgtgatggccactccaataccttgaatttgttgtccttaagccattttgccaactttggaagtatgcttggagtcattgtccatttggaagacccatttgcgaccaagctttaacttcccacttcaatatatccacatcattttccttcctcatgctgccatctattttgggaagtgtgcagttgcaaaccgttgtctggctttttttatgggggttttggagaggtggcttcttccttgctgagcggcctttcaggttatgtcgatatagaactcattttactgtggatatagatacttttgtacccgtttcctccagcatcttcacaaggtcctttgctgttgttctgggattgatttgcccttttcgcaccaatgtacgttcatctctaggagacagaacgcgtctccttcctgagcggtatgacggctgcgtggtcccatggtgtttatacttgcgtactattgtttatacagatgaatgtggtaccttcatgcgtttgggaattgctcccaaggatgaaccagacttgtggaggtctaaaaaaaaattctgaggtcttggctgatttcttttgattttcccatgatgtcaagcaaagaggcactgagtttgaaggtaggccttgaaatacatacacaggtacacatccaattgactcaaatgatgtcaattagcctatcagaagattctaaagccatgacatcattttctggaattttccaagctgtttaaaggcacagtcaacttagtgtatgtaaacttctgacccattggaaatgtgatacagtgaattataagtgaaataatctgtctgtaaacaattgttggaaaatttacttttgtcatgcacaaagtagatgtcctaaccgacttgccaaaactatagtttgttaacaagaaatttgtggagtggttgaaaaacgagttttaatgactccaaccttagtgtatgtaaacttccgacttaaactgtaagTTATCCCTCACCCATCATAGCTCTGCCATTCCCAACGAATCAGAGAGCTTGGAAATGCGCATCTGGACACTGTACCCGCCCATTCAGGTCAGTGGTTATCGACATCCGAAGGGAGAAGACCCATGTTCCTAAGGAAGATGAGTTGCGAGACCCTACACACCTCTCTCATCTAAGAGACTACCAGCCCTGCTACAGGCCTCCTCAGTGGTCAGGGAGTGACCACACCCTCACCATTTGGGAGCTGATGAGAGAATATGAGTACCTGCATCACGAGCAGCAAGAAGGCAGGAGGGCATACTCTAGGCTCTCCCGGCCTGAGTCACCAGCGCTACTCTCCTGACCACCACCGCTCTTGACCTCCCCGGCTAGAGCCATCATCACCGCCACGGGAGCGCTATCACTGCCGGTCCTCCCAGAGTCGGCCCGGCTACTCCCCTGAGAGACACTACTCCAGGCCCTCCCGGCCTGAGTGTTCTCCACCTCCATGGGACTATTGGTCGTATTTGCCAGATC encodes the following:
- the LOC109904166 gene encoding BEN domain-containing protein 3-like, coding for MNSSDHGENSDGEKLEREREPIQDIKLETDDCAISETTEGPRRWSLGTSEANSKRTVMDMGCDAHNSELDQSTSSKRVRVSSEAGQRLLRRLSEESTRPQPLCLTSADQEKTIASYRKPLYSISHRITEKKLTSSLDQHAQHEGGVRLSYSSLLSPQLVNTGEHSRSEPLSALGAAGSMASTDSNLYSLIEKMFFILNTLNSSMTQLHSKVDLLSLEVTRIKKQIKPSELATEFHPPPEYLLTSEELSQLMEQTSNAGELGCRLLVHLFPELLKAKECTRGCIANKRTLDSLHLQLIRNYVEVCYPLVKNNNIWQDECLLQMNDFFNRFWAQKDMESGQQSCGKQIITSFGFKAEQNQPCHFINEEGQEVYLDLDSNGDHTNNNKVVPDLVFDTQEVREDLDEFSSPEDFMFLVNRLFPEVFEEGRFPEGNVGKMILDSDRIEIIRKYMEANFPDVPEDSWLQVCVQRIEDAIEGSHSNGNGSDPENMNDESYDSTSLPDDVSIIKISDLCDYERPGRRSKKSLLVPVDFEQLEMPPPDFSVPQEYLLSREQLRNNYDCSLSIGNFASRLLVLMFPELFTYDNARKHYNCSGSLGKKQLDPVRVDLIRHYVQLLYPRAKNDRVWTLEFVGKLDERCRRRDTEQRRSYQQQRKVYAPELEQEPVDFVAACQVNQLNTERLKDFEIPPLPPEKSSKDFCKIPLEKLTVSIPDFQVPSVYWLSDAEVREIVQQSLSVGNFSARLLVRLFPELFTQENLRLQYNHSGACNKKQLDPVRLRLIRHYVEAVYPVEKMEEVWHYECVPSIDERCRRPNRKKCDILKKAKRSNTVS